From the genome of Sphingomonas sp. HMP6, one region includes:
- the rimM gene encoding ribosome maturation factor RimM (Essential for efficient processing of 16S rRNA), whose protein sequence is MQKNAPVTLAVIIGAHGVTGEVRLKVFTEDLASYKSFNGGTLSLKSVRHGSNGMIARIAEVTDRNAAEALRGTELTVARAELPPLDDGEYYHADLLGLAVVSSAGEAIGRVVAIDDFGAGDVLEIERAAEEGKPAKRFMVPMRAEAVPEWNDERLVLDSAWIE, encoded by the coding sequence ATGCAAAAGAACGCCCCCGTCACGCTCGCCGTCATCATCGGCGCGCATGGCGTGACGGGGGAGGTCCGTCTCAAGGTCTTCACCGAGGACCTTGCCAGTTATAAAAGCTTCAACGGCGGCACGCTGTCGCTGAAATCGGTGCGCCACGGCAGCAACGGCATGATCGCGCGGATCGCCGAAGTGACCGATCGCAACGCCGCCGAGGCGCTGCGTGGGACCGAATTGACCGTCGCGCGCGCCGAACTCCCGCCGCTTGATGACGGCGAATATTATCATGCCGATCTGCTCGGCCTCGCGGTCGTGTCGAGCGCGGGCGAGGCGATCGGACGCGTCGTCGCGATCGACGATTTTGGCGCGGGCGACGTCCTCGAAATCGAGCGCGCTGCCGAAGAGGGCAAGCCGGCCAAGCGCTTCATGGTGCCGATGCGCGCCGAGGCCGTGCCGGAATGGAATGACGAACGTCTGGTGCTCGATTCGGCCTGGATCGAATAG
- a CDS encoding glycine-rich domain-containing protein: MDISLDHPVWRALSHYSIGPNDAALTFAARLARENGWSAAHAARVIEEYRRFCFLAVTAGHAVTPSDAVDQAWHLHLTYTRDYWERFCPDVLGRALHHGPTAGGSAEQGRYFEQYAQTLRSYEAVFGPAPADLWPNAQRRLIEDPRARRLHARDGIVVSRRAARWSLLVATGIGLVAVLLWWWR; the protein is encoded by the coding sequence TTGGATATCTCCCTGGACCACCCGGTGTGGCGCGCACTGTCCCATTATAGCATCGGCCCAAACGACGCGGCTCTCACCTTTGCGGCGCGACTGGCGCGCGAGAATGGCTGGAGCGCGGCACATGCCGCGCGCGTCATCGAGGAATATCGCCGCTTCTGTTTCCTCGCGGTCACCGCCGGGCATGCGGTTACGCCTTCCGACGCGGTTGATCAGGCGTGGCACCTGCACCTTACCTATACCCGCGATTATTGGGAGCGGTTCTGCCCCGATGTGCTCGGCCGCGCGCTGCATCACGGCCCGACCGCGGGCGGCAGCGCCGAGCAAGGACGCTATTTCGAACAATATGCGCAGACGTTGCGGAGCTATGAGGCCGTGTTCGGCCCGGCCCCCGCCGATCTGTGGCCCAATGCGCAGCGCCGCCTGATCGAGGATCCGCGCGCGCGCCGGCTGCATGCGCGCGACGGGATCGTCGTCTCGCGCCGGGCAGCACGATGGAGTTTGCTGGTCGCGACCGGGATTGGCCTCGTCGCGGTCCTGCTGTGGTGGTGGAGGTGA
- a CDS encoding TIGR04222 domain-containing membrane protein — protein MGLGPFDLTGGAFLALYGVLLLATVVAGVMIPRWLRPEGGTRRITDVDQLAYLAGGATRLTDAAVARLLAAGTLVLEDMGKFRIVPGARGQAATERAILSLPSPTSLAQVQQAATRAAPDAQAALCRAGALIEDGTAWQLRFFQTAPYLLLLAFGAIKWAVGTMRDRPVGYLSALLVLTAIFAFIRFAVVDRRTRSGLAALHTAQESSKRLRRAPVAAETGLAVALFGTMVLSGSAWADYHRLRASSGSEGSVSSDSGCGGGGDGGGGCGGCGS, from the coding sequence ATGGGACTCGGACCTTTCGACCTGACCGGAGGCGCGTTTCTCGCGCTGTACGGAGTTTTGTTGCTGGCGACGGTGGTCGCGGGAGTGATGATCCCGCGCTGGCTGCGGCCCGAGGGCGGGACGCGGCGGATCACGGATGTCGATCAGCTCGCCTATCTAGCGGGCGGCGCGACACGGCTGACCGATGCTGCGGTGGCGCGATTGCTTGCAGCGGGAACGCTGGTTTTGGAGGATATGGGCAAATTCCGGATCGTGCCTGGAGCGCGGGGCCAGGCGGCAACGGAACGCGCGATTCTGAGCCTGCCGTCGCCAACGAGCCTGGCGCAAGTACAGCAAGCGGCCACGCGCGCTGCGCCAGATGCACAAGCGGCGCTCTGCCGGGCCGGGGCGCTGATCGAGGACGGCACAGCATGGCAACTTCGCTTTTTTCAGACCGCGCCTTATCTGCTGCTGCTGGCCTTCGGGGCGATCAAGTGGGCGGTCGGCACGATGCGCGATCGCCCGGTAGGATATCTGAGCGCCCTGCTGGTTCTCACGGCCATCTTCGCGTTCATCCGGTTCGCAGTTGTCGATCGCCGGACGCGCAGCGGGCTGGCGGCGTTGCATACCGCACAGGAGAGTTCAAAGCGGCTGCGCCGCGCACCGGTGGCGGCGGAGACTGGCCTTGCGGTCGCCTTGTTCGGCACGATGGTGTTGAGTGGATCGGCCTGGGCGGACTATCACCGGCTGCGCGCTTCGAGCGGGAGTGAGGGGTCGGTCAGCAGCGACAGCGGATGTGGCGGCGGTGGCGATGGCGGCGGCGGGTGTGGCGGCTGCGGCTCCTAA
- a CDS encoding NAD(P)/FAD-dependent oxidoreductase — translation MDDCIIIGAGPAGLTAAIYLARFHLKIRLFDNGSSRAALIPRTNNHAGYPDGIPGVDLLLLMRRQAERFGAVREEAQVDAIEPVSGGFRVHVGDKVAQARTVLLATGVVNNRPDMPDDVHDEALARGLLRYCPICDGYEVTDKRVGVIGTGDHGMREALFLRGFTKDVTLIAPGAAHDLNDACRAKLEEAGIAHLDGPCSSIAIDGDVLRIETAGGPQCFDSVYPALGSVIRSELAVAAGARATAEGCLEVDDHQRTSIPGLFAAGDVVKGLDQISHAMGEAGVASTAIRNLLAERAPLLR, via the coding sequence ATGGACGATTGCATCATCATCGGCGCCGGCCCCGCCGGTCTCACCGCAGCGATCTATCTCGCGCGCTTCCATCTCAAGATCCGGCTGTTCGACAACGGATCGAGCCGCGCCGCGCTGATCCCGCGCACCAACAATCACGCCGGCTATCCCGACGGCATCCCCGGCGTCGACCTGCTGCTGCTGATGCGTCGTCAGGCCGAACGCTTCGGCGCGGTGCGGGAGGAAGCGCAAGTCGATGCGATCGAGCCAGTCTCGGGCGGTTTTCGCGTTCATGTCGGCGACAAGGTTGCGCAGGCCCGCACCGTCCTGCTCGCCACCGGCGTCGTCAACAATCGGCCCGATATGCCCGACGACGTCCACGACGAAGCGCTCGCGCGTGGATTGCTGCGCTATTGCCCGATCTGCGACGGCTATGAAGTAACCGACAAACGCGTCGGCGTCATCGGTACGGGCGACCACGGAATGAGGGAAGCGCTGTTCCTGCGCGGTTTCACCAAGGACGTGACGCTGATCGCGCCCGGTGCGGCGCATGATCTGAACGACGCCTGTCGTGCCAAACTCGAAGAAGCGGGAATCGCCCATCTCGACGGCCCCTGCTCGTCCATCGCGATCGACGGCGATGTCCTGCGCATCGAAACGGCTGGCGGGCCGCAATGCTTCGACAGCGTCTACCCCGCGCTCGGTTCGGTGATCCGCTCCGAACTCGCCGTTGCGGCGGGGGCGCGGGCGACCGCGGAGGGCTGTCTCGAAGTCGACGATCATCAGCGCACCAGCATCCCCGGCCTGTTCGCCGCCGGGGATGTGGTGAAGGGGCTCGACCAGATCAGCCACGCCATGGGCGAAGCCGGGGTCGCCTCGACCGCGATCCGCAACTTGCTCGCCGAACGTGCGCCGCTGCTGCGTTAG
- a CDS encoding AbrB/MazE/SpoVT family DNA-binding domain-containing protein, which translates to MDDEAYHGTTFKSGNSVALRLPKGMGIPEGTEVRMVKEAPMSFRIEPIDAPRRTIDISGFAGKAPGAKLIPHGDFDERPSTIAKRLAARDT; encoded by the coding sequence ATGGACGACGAAGCGTATCACGGCACGACATTCAAGTCGGGCAATTCGGTTGCCTTGCGGCTGCCCAAGGGCATGGGTATTCCCGAGGGAACCGAAGTCCGAATGGTCAAGGAGGCTCCCATGTCTTTTCGGATCGAACCGATCGATGCGCCGCGCCGCACGATCGATATCAGCGGCTTTGCGGGGAAGGCGCCCGGGGCCAAGCTGATCCCGCATGGCGATTTCGACGAACGGCCTAGCACGATCGCCAAACGTCTGGCGGCACGCGATACGTGA
- a CDS encoding type II toxin-antitoxin system VapC family toxin: MTKFLIDADMAIYAMAERHSPLNDRLAACYPGDVAISAISFAEIAVGTYVGKPPSPAVLDAFVRVVPILPFDEAAARAYAQLPFKRARFDRLLAAHGLSLGAAIVTNNEADFADVPGLRVENWTL; encoded by the coding sequence GTGACGAAGTTCCTGATCGATGCCGACATGGCGATCTATGCGATGGCCGAACGGCATTCGCCGCTCAATGACAGGCTGGCGGCCTGTTACCCCGGCGACGTGGCGATCTCCGCGATCAGCTTCGCGGAGATCGCCGTTGGGACCTATGTCGGCAAGCCGCCAAGCCCGGCCGTGCTGGACGCCTTCGTCCGCGTGGTTCCCATTCTGCCCTTCGATGAAGCAGCCGCTCGGGCGTACGCACAGCTTCCGTTCAAGCGCGCTCGCTTCGATCGCTTGCTGGCGGCACATGGGCTGAGCCTTGGCGCCGCGATCGTGACCAACAATGAGGCGGATTTCGCCGACGTGCCCGGCCTGAGGGTCGAGAATTGGACCCTGTGA
- the trmD gene encoding tRNA (guanosine(37)-N1)-methyltransferase TrmD translates to MTFAATVLTLYPDMFPGPLAVSLAGRALAEGKWSLDARNIRDFATDKHSTVDGTPAGGGAGMVLRADILAAAIDSVPPGAPLLAMTPRGAPLTQARVRALADGPGVTILCGRFEGFDERIFAAREIEEVSIGDYILSGGEMGALVLLDACIRLLPGVMGAASSGVDESFETGLLEYPQYTRPFEWEGRTIPEVLRSGDHARILAWRKSMAESETRLRRPDLWERHEGARVQSPSGARRDKKDA, encoded by the coding sequence GTGACCTTCGCCGCTACCGTCCTGACGCTGTATCCCGACATGTTCCCCGGGCCGCTCGCCGTGTCGCTCGCGGGCCGCGCGCTGGCGGAGGGGAAGTGGAGCCTCGACGCCCGCAACATTCGCGACTTTGCGACCGATAAGCATAGCACCGTCGATGGCACGCCGGCCGGCGGCGGCGCGGGGATGGTGTTGCGGGCGGACATACTCGCCGCCGCGATCGATAGCGTGCCGCCAGGTGCGCCGCTGCTGGCGATGACGCCGCGCGGTGCGCCGCTGACGCAGGCGCGGGTGCGGGCGCTGGCCGACGGGCCGGGCGTTACTATCCTGTGCGGGCGGTTCGAGGGGTTCGACGAACGCATCTTCGCCGCGCGCGAGATCGAGGAAGTGTCGATTGGTGACTATATCCTGTCGGGCGGCGAGATGGGGGCGTTGGTGCTGCTCGACGCTTGCATTCGGCTGCTTCCCGGCGTAATGGGCGCGGCTTCTAGCGGCGTGGACGAGAGCTTCGAAACGGGGCTTCTCGAATATCCGCAATACACCCGACCATTTGAATGGGAAGGGCGCACGATCCCCGAAGTGTTGCGATCGGGGGATCATGCGAGGATCTTGGCATGGCGCAAGTCGATGGCCGAGTCCGAAACACGGCTAAGGCGGCCGGACCTGTGGGAGCGCCATGAGGGTGCTCGGGTCCAGTCGCCCTCTGGCGCGCGACGAGACAAGAAGGACGCATGA
- the rplS gene encoding 50S ribosomal protein L19, producing MNLIQTIEAENIAKFLENKKIPEFRPGDTLKVGVKVVEGERTRVQNYEGVCIARSNKGMGSNFTVRKISFGEGVERVFPLYSPNIDSIEVMRKGAVRRAKLYYLRGRTGKSARIAERRDTRPAKGTVAAE from the coding sequence ATGAATCTCATCCAGACGATCGAAGCCGAGAACATCGCCAAGTTTCTCGAGAACAAGAAGATCCCCGAATTCCGCCCCGGCGATACGCTGAAGGTCGGCGTGAAGGTCGTGGAAGGCGAGCGTACCCGTGTGCAGAATTACGAAGGCGTGTGCATCGCGCGTTCGAACAAGGGCATGGGCTCCAACTTCACCGTGCGGAAGATTTCGTTCGGTGAAGGCGTCGAGCGCGTTTTCCCGCTCTATTCGCCGAACATCGACAGCATCGAAGTCATGCGCAAGGGTGCGGTGCGGCGTGCGAAGCTGTATTACCTGCGTGGCCGTACCGGCAAGTCGGCGCGTATCGCCGAGCGTCGCGACACGCGCCCTGCCAAGGGCACCGTCGCCGCCGAATAA
- a CDS encoding DUF882 domain-containing protein translates to MQTTTDDALVSNLDGGAIKLSRRALIGGALAGGAALAFPLPAMAVGTEWRLAIRNVHNNETVDAVFARSGSFVPEGLAELNHGLRDWRTGQATVMDRKLLALLVQLREKLELRGGEKIGLISGYRSPATNAALRSAGGAHTGVATKSQHMLGKATDIMVPGVSLDRLHGAALALGGGGVGYYPRDGFVHVDTGRVRHW, encoded by the coding sequence ATGCAGACAACGACAGACGACGCGCTTGTGTCCAACCTTGACGGCGGGGCGATCAAACTCTCCCGCCGGGCTCTCATCGGCGGGGCCTTAGCGGGCGGCGCCGCCCTCGCCTTTCCGCTTCCAGCGATGGCGGTCGGCACCGAATGGCGCCTCGCGATCCGCAACGTCCATAATAACGAGACGGTCGACGCGGTGTTCGCGCGCAGCGGCAGTTTCGTTCCTGAAGGGCTGGCCGAACTCAACCACGGCCTGCGCGACTGGCGCACCGGTCAGGCGACCGTGATGGACCGCAAGCTGCTCGCTTTGCTGGTGCAGCTGCGCGAAAAGCTGGAGTTGCGCGGCGGCGAGAAGATTGGCCTCATCTCCGGCTACCGCTCACCCGCCACCAACGCAGCACTCCGCTCCGCCGGGGGGGCGCATACGGGCGTGGCTACGAAGAGCCAGCACATGCTGGGCAAGGCGACTGACATCATGGTCCCCGGCGTATCGCTCGACCGGCTCCACGGTGCCGCGCTGGCGCTGGGCGGCGGCGGCGTCGGCTATTATCCGCGCGACGGGTTTGTCCATGTTGATACCGGGCGCGTGCGTCACTGGTAA
- a CDS encoding L,D-transpeptidase family protein has product MVKTLRRSACLAIASLGLVGATAPGTKSAPAAGLDRSTLHVQVILDHLGFSPGVLDGRQGKSLVAALKGFQEQQGLPMTGEMDQNTLRALYPHRAWRPTQTIALTPEMLAGPYVNPMPKDPQVQAKLPALGYRSIMEKLGEMFHTTPAVLLELNSPTTRLAPGSKVVFPNAVPASRSYDPKLPEAWRTTLANLNINAEQPVGAKIVVDKSDEVLRVLDKDGKLVAQFMATMGSEHDPLPIGTWKILGPAYNPPFHYNPDLFWDAKASAKAALLPPGPNGPVGVVWLDLSKPHYGIHGTPEPSTIGRAESHGCIRLTNWDAARLALMVKSGTPAVFQK; this is encoded by the coding sequence GTGGTAAAAACCTTAAGGCGTTCGGCCTGTCTGGCAATAGCATCGCTTGGCCTTGTTGGGGCGACCGCCCCGGGAACAAAGTCGGCCCCGGCCGCCGGCCTCGATCGCTCGACGCTGCACGTTCAGGTGATTCTCGATCATCTCGGCTTCTCGCCGGGCGTGCTCGACGGGCGGCAGGGGAAGTCGCTGGTGGCGGCGCTGAAGGGGTTTCAGGAGCAGCAGGGTCTGCCGATGACGGGGGAGATGGACCAGAACACGCTACGTGCGCTCTATCCGCACCGCGCGTGGCGGCCGACGCAGACGATCGCGCTAACGCCCGAAATGCTGGCTGGTCCCTACGTCAACCCGATGCCGAAGGACCCGCAGGTGCAGGCGAAGCTCCCGGCGCTCGGCTATCGCTCCATCATGGAGAAATTGGGCGAGATGTTCCACACGACCCCTGCCGTCCTGCTCGAACTGAACAGCCCGACGACACGGCTGGCACCGGGGAGCAAAGTGGTGTTTCCCAACGCGGTTCCGGCGTCACGATCCTATGATCCGAAACTGCCGGAGGCGTGGCGCACGACGCTGGCCAACCTCAACATCAACGCGGAGCAGCCGGTCGGCGCAAAGATCGTCGTCGACAAATCGGACGAAGTGCTGCGTGTGCTCGACAAGGACGGCAAGCTCGTCGCGCAGTTCATGGCGACGATGGGGAGCGAGCACGATCCCTTGCCGATCGGCACCTGGAAAATCCTCGGCCCGGCGTACAACCCGCCGTTCCATTACAATCCCGACCTGTTCTGGGATGCCAAAGCGAGCGCTAAGGCGGCGTTGCTGCCGCCGGGGCCGAACGGCCCCGTCGGGGTGGTATGGCTCGATCTGTCGAAGCCGCACTACGGGATTCATGGCACGCCCGAGCCGAGCACGATCGGCCGCGCCGAAAGCCATGGCTGCATCCGCCTGACCAATTGGGACGCCGCCCGGCTTGCGTTGATGGTCAAATCAGGGACGCCAGCGGTGTTCCAGAAATGA
- a CDS encoding M23 family metallopeptidase: MILRRIGIAIALLLVGLVGLWIAALTLLPGVRDAGEPAAPAAIEVQSGGGTVLAVPVAGVPRDAIRDNWGDPRDNGSRPHHGTDVIAPADTPVLAVADGRIEKLWTSVAGGTALYVRSRGRDWTYYYAHLARYAPGVHEGQIVKPGDVLGFVGDTGNAGVGNYHLHFGLTRTTPEQHWYQGTDIDPYPYLAGKPLPR; encoded by the coding sequence ATGATCCTGCGGCGGATCGGCATTGCGATCGCGCTGTTGCTGGTTGGCCTGGTCGGCCTGTGGATCGCGGCGCTTACCCTCCTCCCCGGGGTTCGGGATGCCGGCGAGCCCGCCGCGCCCGCCGCGATAGAGGTGCAAAGCGGCGGCGGGACGGTGCTTGCGGTGCCGGTGGCGGGGGTGCCGCGTGATGCGATCCGCGATAATTGGGGTGATCCGCGTGACAATGGATCGCGCCCGCACCATGGCACCGATGTGATCGCGCCGGCCGACACCCCGGTGCTGGCCGTGGCGGATGGCCGGATCGAGAAGCTCTGGACGAGCGTCGCTGGCGGAACCGCGCTCTATGTCCGCTCGCGCGGGCGGGACTGGACCTATTATTACGCCCACCTCGCGCGCTACGCCCCCGGCGTGCACGAGGGGCAGATCGTCAAGCCGGGCGATGTGCTCGGGTTTGTCGGCGATACCGGCAATGCCGGGGTAGGGAATTACCATCTGCACTTCGGGCTGACGCGCACGACGCCCGAACAGCATTGGTATCAAGGCACCGATATCGACCCTTATCCGTATCTCGCGGGCAAACCCCTTCCGCGATAG
- a CDS encoding alpha/beta hydrolase, producing MKRFDTGFRGLAALSAALLLVAAATPLLGQSIHDRIYPAPTAPIASATLPAGATRVTVTTADARAITGAEIAAQPGKPTLLVFHGNGSSAMDTLHWFAPLIAQGYGVVAAEYRGYSGNPGRADEVGLARDADAFYAEARRMANGGRVIVVGHSLGGGVAFGLAARQKLDALVTIGTFTSLRAMTPKIARAFISDRYDNLAAVPKLDEPLFIIHGTADETVPAQMGNALHNAALAAKRKGFSLVIRGADHHPDGATIATLIDVIATHLDRPDATLPAMPETVTLYPIG from the coding sequence ATGAAACGCTTCGATACGGGGTTTCGCGGTCTGGCCGCACTCAGCGCAGCGCTGCTCCTCGTCGCTGCCGCGACACCGCTGCTGGGCCAATCGATCCACGACCGCATCTATCCCGCGCCGACCGCGCCGATCGCCTCCGCGACCCTGCCTGCGGGCGCAACGCGCGTTACCGTCACCACCGCCGATGCCCGGGCGATCACCGGAGCCGAAATCGCCGCGCAACCGGGCAAACCCACCCTACTCGTGTTCCACGGCAACGGGTCGAGCGCGATGGACACGCTCCACTGGTTCGCCCCGCTGATCGCGCAGGGCTATGGTGTCGTCGCGGCGGAGTATCGCGGCTATTCTGGCAATCCCGGTCGCGCGGACGAAGTCGGGCTCGCGCGCGATGCCGACGCCTTCTATGCCGAGGCGCGGCGGATGGCGAACGGCGGGCGCGTGATCGTCGTCGGTCATAGCCTGGGTGGCGGCGTCGCGTTCGGCCTCGCGGCCCGGCAGAAGCTCGACGCACTCGTCACGATCGGCACCTTCACCAGCTTGCGCGCGATGACCCCGAAGATCGCCCGCGCCTTCATCTCCGACCGCTACGATAATCTCGCCGCCGTGCCCAAGCTCGACGAACCGCTCTTCATCATCCACGGCACCGCCGACGAAACCGTCCCCGCGCAAATGGGCAATGCGCTCCACAATGCCGCACTTGCCGCCAAGCGGAAGGGGTTCAGCCTTGTGATCCGCGGTGCCGACCATCACCCCGACGGCGCGACCATCGCGACACTGATCGACGTGATTGCAACGCACCTCGACCGGCCCGACGCCACGCTTCCGGCCATGCCGGAAACCGTGACGCTCTATCCCATCGGCTGA
- a CDS encoding DUF418 domain-containing protein — protein MSDLAMTSAAEPDGAPRIAVLDILRGVAILGILFMNINDMGASLYASFDDIRHLGWSATDQAAWWLREVLANGTARCLLEMLFGAGMVILTDRAAEKASGWAIMGRYYVRNLILFAFGLVHVFILLWPGDILHTYGIAALVAFLFRRLRPRWLISIGLLLAVLTLTLGGYFGYYQTLQTRAQVAAIETSVAAGKPVSAADKKLLADDAKNKKERAKAKAKTKADIAAEDAARTGTFMTWAAMQWHIIIELEMNFLEILFVWEASSVMLIGAALYKLGILQGRRSRNFYVWLTVIAYAVAIPLRIWGGFAMTAPPGTGPHLAPVTYEVARLAMTLGHVGLINLLVTTASGAAFLRPFVAAGRTALTIYIAQTMICLWVLYPPFMLGLYGKMTWGPLMVTAFVINVVLLIGANLWVKRCDIAPVEWAWRSLVEGRVLPWRKRPLAAAAPSGDPAFA, from the coding sequence TTGTCCGATCTCGCCATGACCAGTGCCGCCGAGCCCGATGGTGCGCCGCGGATCGCCGTGCTCGACATTCTGCGCGGCGTCGCGATCCTCGGCATCCTGTTCATGAACATCAACGATATGGGCGCATCGCTTTACGCGTCGTTCGACGACATCCGGCACCTCGGCTGGTCGGCGACCGATCAGGCGGCGTGGTGGTTGCGCGAGGTGCTGGCGAACGGGACGGCGCGGTGCCTGCTTGAGATGCTGTTCGGGGCGGGGATGGTGATCCTGACCGATCGGGCGGCAGAGAAGGCGAGTGGCTGGGCGATCATGGGGCGGTACTATGTCCGCAACCTGATCCTGTTCGCCTTTGGGCTGGTGCATGTCTTTATCCTGTTGTGGCCGGGCGATATCCTGCACACGTACGGGATCGCGGCGCTGGTCGCGTTTCTGTTCCGGCGGTTGCGGCCGCGCTGGCTGATTTCGATCGGGCTGTTGCTCGCGGTGCTGACGCTCACGCTGGGCGGATATTTCGGTTATTATCAGACACTGCAGACGCGCGCGCAGGTCGCCGCGATCGAGACGAGCGTCGCTGCCGGCAAGCCGGTTTCGGCGGCCGACAAGAAACTGCTGGCAGATGATGCCAAGAACAAGAAGGAGCGCGCCAAGGCCAAGGCAAAAACGAAGGCCGACATCGCCGCCGAGGATGCCGCGCGCACCGGCACCTTCATGACCTGGGCGGCGATGCAGTGGCATATCATCATCGAACTCGAGATGAATTTCCTCGAAATCCTGTTCGTGTGGGAAGCCAGCAGCGTGATGCTGATCGGTGCCGCGCTCTACAAATTGGGGATCCTGCAAGGACGACGGTCGCGCAATTTCTACGTCTGGCTGACGGTGATCGCCTATGCCGTCGCGATACCGCTGCGCATCTGGGGTGGTTTCGCGATGACGGCACCGCCGGGAACGGGGCCGCATCTCGCGCCGGTGACCTATGAAGTTGCGCGGCTGGCGATGACGCTGGGGCATGTCGGGCTGATCAATCTGCTGGTGACGACCGCGTCTGGTGCGGCATTTTTGCGCCCGTTCGTGGCGGCGGGCCGGACGGCGCTCACCATCTATATCGCGCAGACGATGATCTGCCTGTGGGTGCTCTATCCGCCGTTCATGCTCGGGCTGTACGGGAAGATGACGTGGGGGCCGCTGATGGTCACCGCCTTCGTCATCAACGTGGTGTTGCTGATCGGCGCGAACCTTTGGGTCAAGCGCTGCGATATCGCACCCGTGGAATGGGCATGGCGCTCGCTGGTGGAAGGCCGCGTGCTGCCGTGGCGCAAGCGTCCGCTCGCGGCGGCCGCGCCCAGCGGCGATCCTGCCTTCGCCTGA